Proteins co-encoded in one bacterium genomic window:
- the pyrR gene encoding bifunctional pyr operon transcriptional regulator/uracil phosphoribosyltransferase PyrR encodes MKTLLDGKGVERVLSRLTHEIIEKNKGAGQIVLVGIASGGIPLSQVIRRKIQVIEGVDVPTGFVDITLYRDDLARAGYQARMKRTEIPFSIDDKKVILVDDVLYTGRTIRAAMDALIDFGRPRNIQLAVLIDRGHRELPIRADFVGRNVPTSRSETVLVRVKGTPEEWTVLLKEVPHGKGE; translated from the coding sequence ATGAAGACCCTCCTGGACGGCAAGGGCGTGGAACGCGTCCTCTCCCGCCTGACCCACGAGATCATCGAAAAGAACAAGGGGGCGGGGCAGATCGTCCTCGTCGGGATCGCCTCCGGGGGGATCCCCCTTTCCCAGGTGATCCGACGGAAGATCCAGGTGATCGAGGGGGTGGATGTCCCCACCGGGTTCGTCGACATCACCCTCTACCGGGACGACCTTGCCCGCGCGGGATACCAGGCGCGGATGAAGCGGACGGAGATCCCGTTTTCGATCGACGACAAGAAGGTGATCCTGGTCGACGACGTCCTCTACACGGGGAGGACGATCCGGGCGGCCATGGACGCGCTGATCGACTTCGGGCGCCCGCGGAACATCCAGCTGGCGGTCCTCATCGACCGTGGGCATCGGGAGCTCCCCATCCGCGCCGACTTCGTCGGGCGGAACGTCCCCACGTCCAGGTCGGAGACCGTGCTGGTCCGGGTGAAAGGGACGCCGGAGGAGTGGACAGTCCTCTTGAAGGAAGTTCCGCATGGGAAGGGG